The Quercus robur chromosome 3, dhQueRobu3.1, whole genome shotgun sequence DNA segment AGAATTTCAAGCGTGGGAAGATGGAAGCACAGGCAAGCTCTGATGGTCAGATATCGGCGGGGGTGGTGGACCACCCTTGCTGGAAGCAATGAAGCTCCTAAGTTGGAATTtccaagggcttgggaacccttggaCAGGTCGGAGCCTTCGCAAAATTGTGAGGGAACAAGCTCCCACAGTGTGTGTTCTGATGGAAACTAGACTAGATAAAGAAGGGTTTGAAAATCTTTATGGTGACTTACCTTTTCCAAATAGGATTGTGGTGAAATATCCCAACTCCGGAGGAGGTTTGGCGCTTATATGGAAGAGAGATGTACAGTTGGACGTTTTTAATTTTACTGCAAACCATATTCTAGCCAAGGTGGTGGAGGACGACGGATTTGTGTGGTGGCTAACTTGTTTTTATGGCTGGCCAGAAGCTGCACAACGAGCTAAGTCATGGGCGCTTCTAACACATCTTCGATCTTTTGTAGACGGACCGTGGCTCTGTATTGGCAATTTCAATGCAATCTTACACTCATCAGAGAAACTAAGTAGAAGACCAGCCCAATGGAGTCAAGTAAATGATTTTCGTGCTGCTTTGGAAGAATGTGAACTGGAGGACTTAGGCTTCAGGGGATACCAATATAACTGGAATAATAAGAGACCCGGTACCGCAAACACAAGGCAGAGATTGGATAGAGCGGTTGCTGCAAGGTCCTGGAGAGATAAGTTTCAATTCAGCACGGTAAACCATCTCACATCCCATGCCTCTGACCATTTGCCCATAATTCTTCATTACCAGATTTGCAAGAAGCATGCAATAAAGGGAAGCCGAGGTTTTAAATTTGAGGAATCCTGGCTACTGTGGGATGATTGTGAAGAGGTGATTAAAGAAGCATGGGCTAAGGGTGGTGAGAGTGCAACGGGGTTAACTCTTGCAAAGGAGAAGATCAAAGTCTGTGGTGCAGAATTATTAGCATGGGGTTCTTCAAAAACCAACCCAGACACTGAAGAGATCAAACACTTACAACAACGGATTGAAGCACCGAACTCGACAGAGGCTACAATTGAGAACAGAGCAGAAATTCTAGGAGTTAGTAAGAAAATGGATGATTTACTGAGGAAGCAAGAGATTTCTTGGGCTCAGAGGTCAAGGATTCCTTGGCTTAAACATGGGGATAGGAATACAAAGTTTTTTCATGCAAAGGCATCTCAGAGGAGGCGAAAGAATTACATACAGAGAATTAAAAAAGCTGACAATGAATGGGTGGATGGTTTGGATGGTATAGCACAGGTTGCCAACgattattttgagaatttattTTTGGCAGGAAGGTGTGACTAGAAGGAAGAATGTCTGAGTATAGTACCTCATAAGGTGACTCCTGAAATGCAAGCAGCTTTGTCCAGTGATTTTAGTGCTGAAGAAGTAAAGGCGACGCTGTTCCAAATGGGACCCACCAAGGCTCCTGGACCTGACGGTATGAATGCTCTATTCTACTAAAAATTTTGGCATGTTGTGAGTAATGATGTAGTCAATGCTGTGTTGGATTTTCTGAATTCTGGTAATATGGTGCCTGATGTTA contains these protein-coding regions:
- the LOC126719115 gene encoding uncharacterized protein LOC126719115, producing MKLLSWNFQGLGNPWTGRSLRKIVREQAPTVCVLMETRLDKEGFENLYGDLPFPNRIVVKYPNSGGGLALIWKRDVQLDVFNFTANHILAKVVEDDGFVWWLTCFYGWPEAAQRAKSWALLTHLRSFVDGPWLCIGNFNAILHSSEKLSRRPAQWSQVNDFRAALEECELEDLGFRGYQYNWNNKRPGTANTRQRLDRAVAARSWRDKFQFSTVNHLTSHASDHLPIILHYQICKKHAIKGSRGFKFEESWLLWDDCEEVIKEAWAKGGESATGLTLAKEKIKVCGAELLAWGSSKTNPDTEEIKHLQQRIEAPNSTEATIENRAEILGVSKKMDDLLRKQEISWAQRSRIPWLKHGDRNTKFFHAKASQRRRKNYIQRIKKADNEWVDGLDGIAQVANDYFENLFLAGRCD